In the genome of Drosophila yakuba strain Tai18E2 chromosome 3R, Prin_Dyak_Tai18E2_2.1, whole genome shotgun sequence, one region contains:
- the LOC6535967 gene encoding uncharacterized protein LOC6535967 isoform X3, translating to MSTKLEQQHSKPILSPTRSLDEGFESDPDRVSTDSEHQTSGTTNTSTCNNSNAAITASNNNASKLAQLSSAATGGATKTTSGATASSPSMVNSGNVRGALTLAAPQLQRREFFAKDQGKLRHQAPPQQPRLQYQKQRQPLVPSAASSVHNHRLTASMQQGSSGLVNTLGTGTGTGTANYRRGRRLHMNPPRNGIRSHSVDAISRHNRHGYDPSSLILKHDGNGNISSSNAGATTTRMLNYKSPGGGTAAGAPAAGQALLVQPISSATLSPLVAAGVVDVVEGGGSSPVIASATHSLYTFYPAEGNLQVWQTECGDLTYKSSRNMHQLHKAPVCWTQSIPRQARR from the coding sequence ATGTCTACGAaactggagcagcagcactcGAAGCCCATTCTGAGTCCAACTCGATCCCTGGACGAAGGTTTCGAAAGTGATCCGGATCGGGTTTCCACCGATTCGGAGCATCAGACAAGTGGAACCACTAACACCAGCActtgcaacaacagcaatgcAGCCATTAcggccagcaacaacaatgccagtAAGCTGGCGCAGCTTAGTTCGGCGGCCACTGGGGGCGCAACTAAGACGACATCCGGAGCTACTGCATCCAGCCCTTCGATGGTGAACTCCGGAAATGTCAGGGGCGCACTCACTTTGGCCGCCCCCCAGTTGCAGAGGCGGGAGTTTTTTGCCAAGGATCAGGGGAAACTTAGGCACCAGGCACCCCCACAGCAGCCACGCCTCCAGTACCAAAAACAACGACAACCCCTGGTTCCCAGTGCCGCCTCCAGTGTCCACAATCACCGGTTAACTGCGTCGATGCAGCAGGGATCTTCGGGATTGGTAAATACCCTGGGAAccggaactggaactggaactgcaaACTACCGGCGCGGACGCCGGCTCCACATGAATCCGCCTCGAAACGGAATTAGATCACATTCGGTGGACGCGATTTCGCGGCACAATCGCCATGGCTACGATCCCAGTAGCTTAATCCTGAAGCACGATGGAAATGGCAATATAAGCAGCAGCAATGCCGGTGCCACCACCACCCGCATGCTCAACTACAAGTCGCCGGGCGGAGGCACTGCAGCCGGGGCCCCAGCAGCCGGACAGGCTCTACTCGTCCAGCCGATTTCTAGTGCCACCCTATCTCCACTCGTGGCAGCCGGCGTGGTCGATGTGGTCGAGGGCGGTGGCTCCTCGCCGGTCATCGCCTCGGCCACCCACAGCCTGTACACCTTCTATCCGGCGGAAGGGAATCTCCAGGTGTGGCAGACGGAGTGCGGCGACCTCACCTACAAGTCCTCCCGAAATATGCACCAGCTCCACAAGGCACCCGTGTGCTGGACGCAGTCCATTCCCAGGCAGGCCAGAAG
- the LOC6535967 gene encoding uncharacterized protein LOC6535967 isoform X2 — MSTKLEQQHSKPILSPTRSLDEGFESDPDRVSTDSEHQTSGTTNTSTCNNSNAAITASNNNASKLAQLSSAATGGATKTTSGATASSPSMVNSGNVRGALTLAAPQLQRREFFAKDQGKLRHQAPPQQPRLQYQKQRQPLVPSAASSVHNHRLTASMQQGSSGLVNTLGTGTGTGTANYRRGRRLHMNPPRNGIRSHSVDAISRHNRHGYDPSSLILKHDGNGNISSSNAGATTTRMLNYKSPGGGTAAGAPAAGQALLVQPISSATLSPLVAAGVVDVVEGGGSSPVIASATHSLYTFYPAEGNLQVWQTECGDLTYKSSRNMHQLHKAPVCWTQSIPRQARRYVQ, encoded by the exons ATGTCTACGAaactggagcagcagcactcGAAGCCCATTCTGAGTCCAACTCGATCCCTGGACGAAGGTTTCGAAAGTGATCCGGATCGGGTTTCCACCGATTCGGAGCATCAGACAAGTGGAACCACTAACACCAGCActtgcaacaacagcaatgcAGCCATTAcggccagcaacaacaatgccagtAAGCTGGCGCAGCTTAGTTCGGCGGCCACTGGGGGCGCAACTAAGACGACATCCGGAGCTACTGCATCCAGCCCTTCGATGGTGAACTCCGGAAATGTCAGGGGCGCACTCACTTTGGCCGCCCCCCAGTTGCAGAGGCGGGAGTTTTTTGCCAAGGATCAGGGGAAACTTAGGCACCAGGCACCCCCACAGCAGCCACGCCTCCAGTACCAAAAACAACGACAACCCCTGGTTCCCAGTGCCGCCTCCAGTGTCCACAATCACCGGTTAACTGCGTCGATGCAGCAGGGATCTTCGGGATTGGTAAATACCCTGGGAAccggaactggaactggaactgcaaACTACCGGCGCGGACGCCGGCTCCACATGAATCCGCCTCGAAACGGAATTAGATCACATTCGGTGGACGCGATTTCGCGGCACAATCGCCATGGCTACGATCCCAGTAGCTTAATCCTGAAGCACGATGGAAATGGCAATATAAGCAGCAGCAATGCCGGTGCCACCACCACCCGCATGCTCAACTACAAGTCGCCGGGCGGAGGCACTGCAGCCGGGGCCCCAGCAGCCGGACAGGCTCTACTCGTCCAGCCGATTTCTAGTGCCACCCTATCTCCACTCGTGGCAGCCGGCGTGGTCGATGTGGTCGAGGGCGGTGGCTCCTCGCCGGTCATCGCCTCGGCCACCCACAGCCTGTACACCTTCTATCCGGCGGAAGGGAATCTCCAGGTGTGGCAGACGGAGTGCGGCGACCTCACCTACAAGTCCTCCCGAAATATGCACCAGCTCCACAAGGCACCCGTGTGCTGGACGCAGTCCATTCCCAGGCAGGCCAGAAG GTATGTACAATAA